The following proteins come from a genomic window of Alnus glutinosa chromosome 10, dhAlnGlut1.1, whole genome shotgun sequence:
- the LOC133880742 gene encoding subtilisin-like protease 3 has product MVNLSPIIILAEEMMEPYDDQKQNNSQVYIVYVKRPEERKWYESLFMQSDDTESWYESFLPTNTNGLEDDEPPRMVYSYRNVATGFAARLTAEEVKAMESKDGFISARPERILSLQTTHTPNFMGLNIQAGGFWEGSNFGKGVIIGVLDTGILPTHPSFSDEGVPPPPAKWKGRCEFNGTNCNNKLIGAKVFQHGSQQMESTAVDVEGHGTHTASTAAGNFVKDAGAFGNAKGTAAGMAPYAHLAIYKICFEYGCSESDILAAMDSAIDDGVDVLSLSIGGGSESFSQDGLAVGAFRAIQNGIFVSCSAANNGPLLQSVSNEAPWILTVGASTIDRSIRAIAKLGNGEEYDGESQFQPQDFNPKILLPLVYAGVNGYGDNSSALCASGSLEDIDVKGKVVLCERGGIGGVDKGKIVALAGGAAMILMNQELHGSSVFAEPHVLPATHVSYAMGLKIKAYINSTASPTATILFNGTIIGGDNQSSAPTVASFSSRGPNKQSPGILKPDIIGPGVNILAAWPVSMENNSNTLSTFKMISGTSMSCPHLSGIAALLKSSHPDWSPAAIKSAIMTTADSLNLGGKPIADQTVLRADVFATGAGHVNPSKANDPGLVYDIQPNDYIPYLCGLQYTDEMVEVILNVKTAGTIKCSKVKSIPEAQLNYPSFSITLGSSYQSYTRTATNVGRANSTYTPEVLVPLGVGIDIVPKELKFTEVNQKVTYRMTFIPIGNVKQGFSQGYIKWVSKSNKYSVRSPISITFI; this is encoded by the exons ATGGTTAATCTCTCACCAATAATAATATTGGCTGAAGAAATGATGGAGCCATATGATGATCAAAAGCAAAACAACTCACAAGTATACATTGTTTATGTGAAAAGGCCGGAGGAAAGAAAATGGTATGAGTCATTGTTTATGCAATCAGATGATACAGAGAGCTGGTATGAGTCATTTTTACctacaaacaccaatggcttggAGGATGATGAGCCGCCACGGATGGTTTATTCGTACCGAAATGTGGCGACTGGTTTCGCGGCGAGATTGACTGCCGAGGAAGTGAAAGCCATGGAAAGTAAGGATGGATTCATTTCGGCACGGCCGGAAAGGATTCTTTCATTGCAAACAACTCACACTCCTAACTTCATGGGCTTGAACATTCAGGCGGGGGGATTTTGGGAAGGCTCCAATTTTGGAAAGGGTGTGATTATCGGTGTTTTGGATACCGGGATATTGCCGACTCATCCTTCGTTTAGCGACGAAGGAGTGCCTCCCCCGCCTGCGAAATGGAAAGGGAGGTGTGAATTCAATGGGACAAATTGTAACAACAAATTAATTGGTGCAAAAGTTTTTCAACATGGAAGTCAGCAAATGGAATCCACAGCAGTTGATGTCGAAGGGCATGGGACTCATACAGCCAGCACGGCAGCCGGGAATTTTGTGAAAGATGCAGGTGCATTTGGGAATGCTAAGGGTACTGCGGCTGGGATGGCACCTTACGCGCACTTGGCAATCTACAAAATATGCTTTGAATACGGTTGCAGTGAAAGTGACATTTTAGCCGCAATGGACTCCGCCATTGACGATGGTGTGGATGTGCTTTCCCTTTCTATTGGCGGAGGCTCCGAAAGTTTCAGCCAGGACGGCCTTGCAGTGGGTGCATTCCGTGCAATCCAAAATGGAATTTTTGTGAGTTGTTCAGCAGCGAATAATGGTCCACTCCTTCAATCTGTATCGAACGAGGCCCCATGGATTCTCACTGTTGGAGCAAGCACCATTGACAGAAGCATAAGGGCAATAGCAAAACTTGGAAATGGGGAAGAATATGATGGCGAATCCCAATTCCAACCTCAAGATTTCAATCCAAAAATATTGTTGCCTCTTGTTTATGCAGGCGTAAATG GGtatg GTGACAATTCATCCGCTCTATGCGCCTCGGGTTCATTGGAAGACATTGATGTGAAAGGAAAGGTAGTGCTGTGTGAGAGAGGTGGGATTGGAGGAGTGGATAAAGGCAAGATAGTTGCACTTGCCGGTGGAGCTGCCATGATTCTCATGAACCAAGAGCTTCATGGCTCTAGTGTTTTCGCTGAACCTCATGTGCTTCCCGCTACACATGTCAGCTACGCTATGGGGTTGAAAATCAAAGCCTACATCAACTCAACCGCATCACCAACAGCCACAATCTTGTTTAACGGAACTATAATTGGGGGGGATAATCAGTCATCCGCTCCAACAGTTGCCTCCTTTTCTTCTAGAGGTCCAAACAAACAAAGCCCAGGAATTCTGAAACCAGACATCATTGGACCTGGCGTTAACATTCTAGCTGCGTGGCCGGTTTCTATGGAAAACAACTCGAATACGCTATCAACatttaaaatgatttctggCACCTCAATGTCATGCCCTCACCTTAGTGGCATTGCAGCTTTGCTCAAGAGTTCACACCCTGACTGGTCGCCGGCCGCCATCAAGTCTGCAATCATGACCACTGCTGACTCACTAAACCTTGGAGGAAAGCCCATTGCAGATCAAACGGTTCTTCGTGCCGATGTCTTTGCCACCGGGGCAGGCCATGTTAACCCATCAAAAGCAAACGATCCGGGGCTTGTTTATGACATCCAACCCAACGATTACATTCCTTATTTATGTGGTTTACAATACACAGATGAAATGGTAGAGGTTATTCTGAATGTGAAAACTGCGGGAACGATCAAGTGCTCAAAAGTGAAAAGCATACCTGAAGCACAGCTGAATTATCCTTCGTTTTCAATTACACTTGGGTCTAGCTATCAGAGTTACACACGGACGGCGACGAACGTTGGTCGAGCTAACTCAACTTACACTCCCGAGGTTTTGGTTCCTCTAGGGGTAGGCATAGACATAGTACCTAAAGAGCTCAAATTCACTGAGGTGAACCAGAAGGTGACTTACAGAATGACATTCATCCCAATCGGCAATGTCAAGCAGGGTTTTTCTCAGGGATATATCAAATGGGTTTCTAAATCTAATAAATACTCCGTTAGAAGTCCAATATCTATCACTTTCATATAA